One window of Trifolium pratense cultivar HEN17-A07 linkage group LG5, ARS_RC_1.1, whole genome shotgun sequence genomic DNA carries:
- the LOC123883167 gene encoding phospholipase D alpha 4-like, with translation MEETPTILHGTIEATIFNTSPYTPFFPFNCICTKGKPAYVTIKIDNKKVAKTSKERNRIWNQTFHIQCAHPTNSIITITLKSSNSILGKYHIKAQQLLNEESFLINGLFPLLMENEIPNPKLKLKFILWFKPAKLEQSLSKVLSNREFQGPKDAKFPLRSNCQVKLYHDAHHCSTFQPPFDPCGTPKNLWEDVYKAIENAKYIVYIAAWSLNPMMVLIRDPHTEMQHARGMSLGELLKKKADEGVAVRVMLWDDETSLPLIKNKSLMNTHDEDAVTYFNHTKVICKKCTRLHHKFPSLFSHHQKTITVDTKVLKSDNDRQIMSFVGGLDLCDGRYDTEQHSLFQTLIKESHCYDFYQPNIIGANLNKGGPRIPWHDSHACVIGEAACDVLTNFEQRWTKQCDPSLLVPSSTLVNLVPQVNSNTSIENNNWKVQVYRSIDHASVDDLCGNFNAERSIHEAYVDAIRHAEKFIYIENQYFIGGCQWWEKDKNVGCTNLIPIEIALKVVSKIKAKERFAVYIVIPMWPEGVAESESVQDILYWTRETVAMMYRLIGEAIKESGEIGHPRDYLNFFCLANREHKGKGEYLPLDSPHPETDYWNAQKNRRFMVYVHSKLMIVDDMYILIGSANINQRSMDGKRDTEIAIGCFQIQDEVEKQMNLSDVHAYRMSLWYEHTNSFNELFLEPQSLECVKMMCSIGDQMWEIYSNEEIVDMEGVHLVSYPMRITQEGYVKDLSNGVYFPDTNCLVKGKRSTLLPPNLTT, from the exons ATGGAGGAAACGCCTACAATCCTCCATGGAACCATTGAAGCTACCATCTTCAATACCTCACCTTACACACCCTTTTTTCCCTTCAAT TGCATATGTACAAAGGGAAAGCCAGCTTATGTAACCATAAAGATAGACAACAAAAAGGTTGCAAAAACAAGCAAAGAAAGAAACCGTATTTGGAACCAAACCTTTCATATTCAATGTGCTCATCCAACTAATTCAATTATCACAATTACATTAAAATCATCAAATTCCATATTAGGAAAATATCATATCAAGGCCCAACAACTTTTAAATGAAGAAAGTTTTTTAATCAATGGATTATTCCCTCTTCTCATGGAAAATGAAATACCAAACCCAAAacttaaattgaaatttatattatGGTTTAAGCCTGCAAAATTGGAACAAAGTTTATCAAAGGTACTAAGCAATAGGGAATTTCAAGGACCAAAGGATGCAAAATTTCCACTAAGGTCTAATTGTCAAGTCAAACTTTATCATGATGCTCATCATTGTTCTACATTTCAACCTCCCTTTGATCCATGTGGTACTCCAAAAAATCTATGGGAGGATGTGTATAAAGCCATTGAGAATGCAAAGTATATAGTTTACATTGCAGCTTGGTCCCTCAATCCCATGATGGTTTTG ATAAGAGATCCTCATACAGAAATGCAACATGCAAGAGGAATGAGTTTAGGTGAGCTATTGAAAAAGAAAGCAGATGAAGGAGTGGCTGTGAGAGTTATGCTTTGGGATGATGAAACATCATTGCCCTTAATTAAGAACAAAAGTCTAATGAACACACATGATGAGGATGCTGTGACATATTTCAACCATACAAAAGTAATATGCAAAAAATGTACTAGATTACACCACAAGTTTCCATCACTATTTTCTCACCATCAAAAAACTATAACAGTTGACACCAAAGTGCTTAAATCTGATAATGATAGACAAATTATGAGTTTTGTTGGTGGATTAGATTTATGTGATGGTAGATATGATACAGAACAACATTCATTGTTTCAAACACTCATTAAGGAATCacattgttatgatttttatcaACCAAACATTATAGGAGCTAACCTTAACAAAGGAGGACCAAGAATTCCTTGGCATGATTCTCATGCTTGTGTTATTGGCGAAGCGGCTTGTGATGTGTTAACAAATTTTGAGCAAAGATGGACAAAACAATGTGATCCTTCTCTTTTAGTCCCTTCTAGCACTTTGGTGAATCTTGTTCCTCAAGTAAACTCAAACActtcaatagaaaataataattggAAAGTTCAAGTTTATAGATCAATTGATCATGCTTCTGTTGATGATTTGTGTGGAAATTTCAATGCCGAGAGAAGCATCCATGAAGCTTATGTTGATGCAATTAGACATGCTGAGAAGTTTATATACATTGAAAACCAATACTTTATTGGAGGATGTCAATGGTGGGAAAAAGATAAGAATGTTGGTTGCACAAATTTGATTCCTATTGAAATTGCATTAAAAGTGGTTAGTAAGATCAAAGCAAAAGAGAGATTTGCAGTGTATATAGTTATACCAATGTGGCCAGAAGGAGTGGCTGAAAGTGAATCTGTTCAAGATATATTGTATTGGACAAGAGAAACTGTGGCAATGATGTATAGGTTGATTGGGGAAGCAATAAAAGAAAGTGGTGAAATTGGACATCCAAGAGATTACTTGAATTTCTTCTGTCTTGCAAATAGAGAGCATAAGGGAAAAGGAGAGTATCTTCCTTTAGATTCTCCTCATCCTGAAACAGATTATTGGAATGCACAGAAAAATAGAAGATTCATGGTTTATGTTCATTCCAAGCTCATGATAG TGGATGACATGTACATATTAATAGGTTCAGCTAACATTAACCAAAGATCAATGGATGGGAAAAGGGACACTGAAATTGCAATAGGATGCTTCCAAATTCAAGATGAAGTTGAGAAACAAATGAACCTTAGTGATGTTCATGCATATAGAATGTCACTATGGTATGAACACACAAATAGTTTCAATGAATTGTTCTTAGAGCCACAAAGTTTGGAATGTGTGAAAATGATGTGTTCAATTGGTGATCAAATGTGGGAAATTTATAGCAATGAAGAAATTGTTGACATGGAAGGTGTGCACCTTGTTAGTTACCCTATGAGAATAACACAAGAAGGGTATGTGAAAGATTTGAGTAATGGAGTTTATTTTCCTGATACAAATTGTCTAGTGAAGGGGAAGAGATCTACATTGTTGCCCCCTAACTTGACTACTTAG
- the LOC123883169 gene encoding PRA1 family protein F3-like, translated as MVYSTTMTTTYGTIPTSPTLPTPPKLEYITRGKQRIKAGLGTRRPWKTMFDLWSLGIPTNGLPEAISRIRVNISYFRMNYTMVMLLILFLSLLWHPISLIVFVLLMAAWLFFYFLRDQPVILWGRLVDDRLVVVFMAFVTVGLLLLTQATVNIVVAVSVAIVVVVAHAAFRKTGDLFFEEEEEVIVSVAS; from the coding sequence ATGGTTTATTCCACCACCATGACAACAACCTACGGCACAATCCCAACATCACCAACACTGCCAACACCGCCAAAACTCGAATACATAACACGTGGCAAACAGAGAATCAAAGCCGGCTTAGGAACTCGTCGACCATGGAAAACCATGTTCGATCTCTGGTCACTTGGTATCCCCACGAATGGACTACCGGAAGCAATTTCACGGATTCGTGTCAATATATCATACTTCCGTATGAACTACACTATGGTGATGCTTCTGATCTTGTTTCTAAGCCTTTTATGGCACCCGATATCGCTTATTGTTTTCGTTCTTCTCATGGCGGCATGGTTGTTTTTCTACTTCCTACGTGATCAGCCGGTAATTCTATGGGGTCGACTTGTTGATGATCGGCTTGTGGTTGTTTTCATGGCGTTTGTTACGGTTGGACTGTTGCTTCTTACGCAAGCTACGGTTAATATTGTTGTTGCGGTTAGTGTCGCGATTGTGGTTGTGGTGGCGCATGCTGCGTTTAGGAAGACAGGGGATTTGTTctttgaggaagaagaagaagtcaTTGTTTCAGTTGCTTCTTGA
- the LOC123883170 gene encoding uncharacterized protein LOC123883170 isoform X1: MAMQPFDPYYLYQPDERSNINTLFVSGLPDDVKAREIHNLFRRRPGFDSCQLKYTGRANQVVAFATFFNHQAAMAALHALNGVKFDPQSGSVLHIELARSNSRRKRKPGGGAYVVIDKRSKGEANVQGSSSDDGESEPDELSENGSDHGDIATTQSGDAVVGSDNRVPVAREKHGKGGGDGGPCSTLFIANLGPNCTEDELKQAFSGYAGFNMVKMRSRGGMPVAFADFEEIDQAVKVMEELQGSSLSSSDRGGMHIEYARSRMRKKR, from the exons ATGGCTATGCAACCATTCGATCCTTATTACCTTTACCAGCCAGATGAACGAAGCAACATAAACACGCTCTTCGTTTCCGGTTTACCAGACGACGTGAAAGCGCGTGAGATTCACAACCTCTTCCGCCGTCGTCCTGGTTTCGATTCTTGCCAACTCAAGTATACCGGCCGCGCCAATCAG GTTGTTGCATTTGCTACGTTTTTCAATCATCAGGCAGCAATGGCAGCGTTGCACGCCCTAAAT GGCGTGAAATTTGATCCTCAATCTGGGTCTGTTTTACATATTGAACTTGCCAGGTCAAACTCTAGGAGGAAGCGAAAACCAG GTGGTGGAGCCTACGTGGTTATAGATAAAAGGTCAAAGGGGGAAGCCAATGTTCAGGGATCGTCAAGTGATGATG GTGAAAGTGAGCCTGATGAACTATCAGAAAATGGCAGCGACCATGGCGATATAGCAACCACACAAAG TGGTGATGCTGTTGTTGGTTCTGACAATCGTGTACCTGTGGCAAGG GAGAAACATGGAAAAGGTGGTGGTGATGGAGGACCATGTTCCACTCTTTTTATTGCAAATCTTGGGCCCAATTGCACTGAGGATGAATTAAAGCAAGCTTTTTCTGG GTATGCTGGATTCAACATGGTCAAGATGCGTTCTAGAGGAGGAATGCCTGTAGCATTTGCTGATTTTGAG gAAATTGATCAAGCTGTTAAGGTCATGGAGGAGCTTCAGGGAAGCTCACTCTCATCATCAGATCGGGGTGGCATGCATATAGA ATATGCAAGGTCTAGAATGAGGAAGAAGCGGTAG
- the LOC123883170 gene encoding uncharacterized protein LOC123883170 isoform X2 has product MAMQPFDPYYLYQPDERSNINTLFVSGLPDDVKAREIHNLFRRRPGFDSCQLKYTGRANQVVAFATFFNHQAAMAALHALNGVKFDPQSGSVLHIELARSNSRRKRKPGGGAYVVIDKRSKGEANVQGSSSDDGESEPDELSENGSDHGDIATTQSGDAVVGSDNRVPVAREKHGKGGGDGGPCSTLFIANLGPNCTEDELKQAFSGYAGFNMVKMRSRGGMPVAFADFEAYA; this is encoded by the exons ATGGCTATGCAACCATTCGATCCTTATTACCTTTACCAGCCAGATGAACGAAGCAACATAAACACGCTCTTCGTTTCCGGTTTACCAGACGACGTGAAAGCGCGTGAGATTCACAACCTCTTCCGCCGTCGTCCTGGTTTCGATTCTTGCCAACTCAAGTATACCGGCCGCGCCAATCAG GTTGTTGCATTTGCTACGTTTTTCAATCATCAGGCAGCAATGGCAGCGTTGCACGCCCTAAAT GGCGTGAAATTTGATCCTCAATCTGGGTCTGTTTTACATATTGAACTTGCCAGGTCAAACTCTAGGAGGAAGCGAAAACCAG GTGGTGGAGCCTACGTGGTTATAGATAAAAGGTCAAAGGGGGAAGCCAATGTTCAGGGATCGTCAAGTGATGATG GTGAAAGTGAGCCTGATGAACTATCAGAAAATGGCAGCGACCATGGCGATATAGCAACCACACAAAG TGGTGATGCTGTTGTTGGTTCTGACAATCGTGTACCTGTGGCAAGG GAGAAACATGGAAAAGGTGGTGGTGATGGAGGACCATGTTCCACTCTTTTTATTGCAAATCTTGGGCCCAATTGCACTGAGGATGAATTAAAGCAAGCTTTTTCTGG GTATGCTGGATTCAACATGGTCAAGATGCGTTCTAGAGGAGGAATGCCTGTAGCATTTGCTGATTTTGAG GCTTATGCATAG